A stretch of Peteryoungia algae DNA encodes these proteins:
- a CDS encoding MgtC/SapB family protein, producing the protein MPSELTSFGTPTSLELSAIIIRLLIALVCGAVVGFEREWRSHAAGLRTHILVCLSAAIVAILTIEITNHSAFSSDAIRPDPIRLIEAVTAGIAFLAAGMIVFNKGEVKGLTTGAGLWFAGSIGLACGLGFWQIALIATLFAVCVLWLIHRLEHHIPLPPNDPD; encoded by the coding sequence ATGCCATCAGAACTCACGAGTTTCGGCACGCCGACAAGCTTGGAGCTCTCAGCCATCATCATCCGGCTGCTGATTGCCCTCGTTTGCGGGGCGGTCGTCGGCTTCGAGCGGGAATGGCGGTCCCATGCCGCAGGTCTGCGGACCCATATCCTCGTCTGCCTCTCGGCAGCGATCGTCGCCATCCTCACAATTGAAATCACCAATCATTCGGCCTTCTCCAGCGACGCGATCCGCCCGGACCCCATCCGCCTCATCGAAGCGGTGACAGCCGGAATTGCCTTCCTCGCGGCAGGAATGATCGTCTTCAACAAGGGTGAAGTGAAAGGTTTGACCACGGGTGCGGGTCTCTGGTTTGCCGGTTCGATCGGCCTCGCCTGCGGGCTGGGCTTCTGGCAGATTGCCCTGATCGCGACACTGTTTGCGGTTTGCGTGCTCTGGCTGATCCATCGGCTTGAACATCATATTCCCCTGCCGCCCAACGATCCCGACTGA
- a CDS encoding SDR family oxidoreductase, whose amino-acid sequence MNSKAFEGKTALVTGAGSGIGRATSLRLARGGALVGLLGRTEDELQETLDEIQASGGEGIVLVADVSEAGEMEQAVERLVNARGGLHIVVANAGINGTWAPIDDLRPEEFDSTIAVNLRGTYLTLHHSVRQMKSSGGSIVVVSSINGTRTFTTPGATAYSATKAAQLAMVQQLALELGQYGIRINAVCPGAIDTEIDDNTRTRKQREAEVPVEFPEGDIPLTGGKAGTAAEVADVIAFLASDASRHVTGTPIWVDGGQSLLR is encoded by the coding sequence ATGAATTCCAAGGCATTTGAAGGGAAGACAGCATTGGTTACGGGCGCCGGATCCGGCATTGGCCGGGCCACGTCCTTGCGGCTCGCCCGCGGCGGTGCGCTCGTCGGATTGCTCGGCCGAACAGAGGATGAGTTGCAGGAGACGCTCGACGAGATCCAGGCCAGTGGCGGCGAGGGGATCGTGCTGGTCGCGGATGTCAGCGAAGCAGGCGAAATGGAGCAGGCTGTCGAGCGCCTGGTCAACGCACGCGGGGGACTGCATATCGTGGTCGCCAATGCGGGTATCAATGGAACATGGGCGCCGATCGACGATCTGAGGCCAGAAGAGTTTGACAGCACGATCGCCGTCAATCTCAGGGGAACTTATCTGACGCTTCATCATAGCGTGCGGCAAATGAAGAGCAGCGGCGGGTCCATTGTCGTCGTCTCGTCGATCAACGGCACGCGGACGTTCACGACACCTGGAGCGACGGCCTATTCAGCGACCAAGGCAGCCCAACTTGCTATGGTACAGCAACTTGCCCTCGAGCTCGGTCAATACGGGATCCGTATCAATGCCGTATGCCCTGGTGCGATCGATACAGAGATCGATGACAATACCCGCACGCGGAAGCAGCGTGAAGCCGAGGTGCCGGTTGAATTTCCTGAAGGGGATATTCCTCTGACGGGAGGAAAAGCCGGCACTGCCGCCGAAGTGGCTGATGTCATAGCCTTTCTCGCGTCCGATGCCTCCCGTCATGTGACGGGAACACCGATCTGGGTCGATGGAGGCCAGAGCCTTCTTCGGTGA
- a CDS encoding DUF3008 family protein, giving the protein MPAKSKAQQKAAGAALSAKRGDTKKSELKGASRSMEKSMSETELEELASVKRKGKPEHAEDRS; this is encoded by the coding sequence ATGCCAGCGAAATCGAAAGCACAACAGAAAGCTGCGGGTGCCGCGCTTTCCGCCAAACGCGGCGATACCAAGAAATCCGAGTTGAAGGGCGCGTCCCGCAGCATGGAGAAGAGCATGAGCGAGACCGAACTGGAAGAGCTTGCTTCGGTGAAGCGCAAGGGGAAGCCAGAGCATGCCGAGGATCGCTCATGA
- the glgX gene encoding glycogen debranching protein GlgX translates to MDAMSTHFTVMPGEWQQLGACFDGEGTNFALFSAHAERVELCLFDDTGSVEIARIELPEYTNEVWHGYLPGVKPGQLYGYRVHGPYEPENGHRFNPHKLVMDPYARELVGDFAWSKAHFGYDLDAEEKDLSYNTLDSASCSPKCRVIDPAASRISNGFRQIPWADTIVYETHVKGFTQLHPAIPPELRGTFEGLGHKAAVDYVKSLGITSIELLPVHAFPDDSHLMEKGLHNFWGYNTIGFFSPASRYYGPKGLAGFRDMVRSFHDAGIEVILDVVYNHTAEGNELGPTLSFKGIDNFSYYRTMPDNHRYYINDTGTGNTVNTSHPRVLQMVMDSLRYWAEEMHVDGFRFDLGTILGREPEGFDQRGGFFDAVTQDPVLSRVKLIGEPWDIGPGGYHVGGFPPGWAEWNDKYRDSTREYWLNADNTSQDFAARLLGSGDIYDLRGRRPWASVNFITAHDGFTLNDLVSYDQKHNDANGEDNRDGHDHNRSHNYGHEGPTDDAEINAIRDRQKRNFLATLFFSHGTPMLLAGDEFGRSQMGNNNGYCQDSEISWLHWEDLPQGCEDLREFSRRLIALRKAQPLLRRANWRDGMQIDWYNVDGGHQEAEHWLDGNPLALKLQRRDLEGEDGVWPEILLLFNPIAEDIDFSLPDTGGGSWQLELTTFDIEHRGDVAEEGQKVKLQARTLALFRRR, encoded by the coding sequence ATGGACGCCATGAGCACGCATTTCACCGTCATGCCCGGCGAGTGGCAACAACTCGGGGCGTGCTTCGACGGCGAGGGCACCAACTTTGCACTCTTTTCGGCCCATGCCGAACGTGTAGAGCTTTGCCTGTTCGACGACACTGGCAGCGTCGAAATCGCACGGATCGAACTGCCGGAATACACAAATGAGGTATGGCACGGCTATCTGCCGGGCGTGAAGCCGGGTCAACTTTACGGCTATCGGGTACATGGCCCCTACGAGCCTGAAAACGGTCACCGTTTCAATCCGCACAAGCTTGTCATGGATCCCTATGCGCGCGAACTCGTCGGCGACTTCGCCTGGTCAAAGGCGCATTTCGGCTACGATCTGGATGCCGAGGAAAAAGATCTGTCCTACAACACGCTGGACAGCGCTTCATGCTCGCCCAAGTGCCGCGTCATTGATCCGGCCGCCAGCCGGATTTCCAACGGCTTCAGGCAAATCCCCTGGGCCGACACGATCGTCTACGAGACTCATGTCAAGGGCTTCACCCAGTTGCATCCGGCCATACCTCCGGAACTTCGGGGCACCTTCGAGGGTCTGGGACACAAGGCTGCCGTCGACTACGTGAAGAGCCTCGGCATCACATCGATCGAACTGCTGCCGGTGCATGCCTTCCCGGATGACAGCCATTTGATGGAAAAGGGCCTTCACAATTTCTGGGGCTACAATACGATCGGCTTCTTCTCACCTGCCAGCCGCTATTATGGCCCCAAGGGTCTCGCCGGCTTCCGCGACATGGTGCGGTCCTTCCATGACGCCGGCATCGAGGTCATTCTCGATGTCGTCTACAACCACACGGCCGAAGGCAATGAACTGGGGCCAACCCTCTCCTTCAAGGGCATCGACAATTTCTCGTACTACCGGACGATGCCCGACAATCATCGCTACTACATCAACGACACCGGAACCGGGAATACGGTCAACACTTCGCACCCGCGGGTGCTGCAGATGGTCATGGACAGCCTCCGCTACTGGGCAGAGGAGATGCATGTCGACGGATTCCGTTTCGACCTCGGCACCATCCTTGGCCGCGAGCCCGAGGGCTTTGACCAGCGTGGCGGCTTCTTCGACGCCGTAACGCAGGACCCGGTGCTTTCCAGGGTCAAGCTTATCGGAGAACCTTGGGATATCGGTCCGGGTGGTTATCATGTCGGCGGCTTCCCGCCGGGCTGGGCCGAGTGGAACGACAAGTATCGCGACTCGACGCGCGAATACTGGTTGAACGCCGACAATACCTCTCAGGACTTCGCGGCCCGGCTTCTCGGTTCAGGCGATATCTACGACCTGCGCGGACGCCGCCCCTGGGCAAGCGTCAACTTCATCACGGCGCATGACGGCTTCACCCTCAATGACCTCGTTTCCTACGACCAGAAGCACAACGACGCCAATGGCGAAGACAACAGGGACGGCCACGACCACAATCGCAGTCACAACTATGGCCATGAGGGACCGACCGATGACGCGGAGATCAACGCGATCCGCGATCGCCAGAAGCGAAATTTCCTGGCCACGCTCTTCTTCTCACACGGTACACCCATGCTGCTCGCTGGCGATGAATTCGGCCGGTCGCAGATGGGCAACAACAACGGCTATTGCCAGGACAGCGAGATCAGCTGGCTGCATTGGGAAGACCTGCCGCAAGGGTGTGAAGATCTGAGGGAGTTCAGTCGACGCCTCATAGCGCTTCGCAAGGCGCAACCATTGCTGCGTCGTGCGAACTGGCGGGACGGCATGCAAATCGATTGGTACAATGTCGATGGAGGCCACCAGGAAGCCGAGCATTGGCTGGACGGAAATCCCCTCGCCCTCAAGCTGCAGCGTCGCGACCTGGAGGGAGAGGATGGGGTCTGGCCTGAAATTCTGCTTCTGTTCAACCCGATCGCGGAGGACATCGATTTTTCCCTGCCCGACACCGGCGGTGGAAGCTGGCAGCTGGAGCTGACAACCTTCGACATTGAGCACAGGGGCGATGTGGCCGAGGAGGGCCAAAAGGTTAAGCTGCAGGCGCGCACGCTCGCCCTGTTCAGGCGAAGGTGA
- a CDS encoding PAS domain-containing protein: MYALTVLDSAALMAFRSEHPWLHFPDTITEVSVYFDDNGGPTRLTALSAGSNGQVVPADANTFGVDTILSLIRYAPQGRVLNEASPQERSIWALLEALPIADGSRAVEAVEAERAEKLQQAYANLRSIALGKLQALLADARSSQETQRLSSAIAALPVQLESVDDTHKPQFLEVDLWRFVAVLRDELVMPADYEIAPVNEDKLVSREVMEQAEMTALSGPVVQALFELSPVAFSISTIGQKSSRYVRVNQAYLELVGKSWDEIRGSEMVASGVVFGSEARAERLMLLDRDGGYTGMLGEIRDSSGSVIPVVISARRISVAGQLYDFEVLQRASQD; encoded by the coding sequence ATGTATGCTCTGACAGTACTCGACTCTGCTGCATTGATGGCGTTTCGCAGCGAGCATCCCTGGCTCCACTTCCCGGACACGATCACTGAAGTCTCAGTCTATTTCGATGATAATGGCGGGCCAACGCGGCTGACAGCGCTTTCTGCCGGGTCGAACGGTCAGGTCGTGCCCGCCGATGCCAACACCTTCGGCGTTGATACGATCCTCAGTCTGATCCGCTATGCCCCTCAGGGCAGAGTTCTCAACGAGGCGTCCCCCCAGGAGCGCAGTATCTGGGCCTTGCTCGAAGCATTGCCTATTGCGGATGGTTCACGCGCCGTTGAAGCCGTCGAAGCCGAGCGGGCAGAAAAGCTGCAGCAGGCCTATGCGAATTTGCGCTCAATTGCACTCGGCAAGCTGCAGGCTCTGCTTGCCGACGCTCGCAGCTCACAGGAGACCCAACGGCTGTCGAGTGCCATCGCGGCACTGCCGGTCCAGTTGGAGAGCGTCGACGACACGCATAAGCCGCAGTTTCTGGAAGTGGATCTCTGGCGCTTCGTCGCTGTTCTCCGGGACGAGTTGGTCATGCCGGCCGACTACGAGATCGCGCCGGTGAACGAGGACAAGCTGGTCTCTCGGGAGGTCATGGAGCAGGCTGAAATGACCGCCCTTTCGGGCCCCGTTGTCCAGGCGCTCTTCGAGCTTTCGCCCGTCGCCTTCTCGATTTCCACCATCGGGCAGAAAAGCTCGCGCTATGTCCGTGTCAATCAGGCCTATCTCGAGCTTGTCGGCAAGAGCTGGGACGAAATCCGCGGCAGTGAAATGGTCGCCTCGGGCGTTGTCTTCGGCAGCGAGGCCCGGGCTGAACGCCTCATGCTGCTGGACCGGGACGGTGGATATACCGGGATGCTGGGCGAGATCCGCGATTCGTCCGGAAGCGTCATACCCGTGGTCATCTCCGCCCGGCGCATTTCTGTCGCCGGGCAGCTCTATGATTTCGAAGTTCTCCAGAGAGCCTCGCAGGACTGA
- a CDS encoding acyl-CoA dehydrogenase — MSEMRPFSWSDPFLMSEVLSEDERMIQDAAAAFARAELAPRVSDAYLGETVEPELFRLMGQAGLLGVTLPEKYGAAGANYVSYGLVAREIERIDSGYRSMMSVQSSLVIYPIYAYGSEEQKDKYLPGLVSGELIGCFGLTEPDAGSDPGGMKTRAEKIEGGYRLRGAKMWISNSPIADVFVVWAKSEAHGGEIRGFILEKGMKGLSAPKIGGKLSLRASVTGEIVMDGVEVGEDALLPNVSGLKGPFGCLNRARYGISWGVLGAAEDCWHRARQYGLDRKQFGKPLAGTQLFQKKLADMQTEIALGLLGSLRVGRLMDEHQFAPEMISIVKRNNCGKALDIARVARDMHGGNGIQIEYHVMRHAQNLETVNTYEGTHDVHALILGRAQTGIQAFF, encoded by the coding sequence ATGAGCGAGATGCGACCTTTTTCCTGGAGTGATCCTTTCCTGATGTCCGAGGTCCTGAGCGAGGACGAGCGGATGATCCAGGATGCCGCTGCGGCATTTGCCAGGGCGGAGCTCGCGCCACGCGTCTCAGACGCCTATCTCGGCGAGACGGTCGAGCCGGAGCTTTTCCGTCTCATGGGTCAGGCTGGCCTGCTCGGCGTCACCTTGCCGGAAAAATACGGTGCTGCGGGTGCCAACTATGTTTCCTACGGCCTCGTGGCCCGTGAGATCGAGCGCATTGACAGCGGCTATCGATCGATGATGAGCGTGCAGTCGTCGCTGGTCATCTATCCGATCTATGCCTATGGCTCGGAAGAGCAGAAGGACAAGTATCTGCCGGGTCTCGTCTCGGGTGAACTCATCGGCTGCTTCGGCCTGACCGAACCCGATGCCGGCTCGGATCCGGGCGGGATGAAGACGCGCGCCGAGAAGATCGAGGGCGGTTACCGGCTGCGCGGCGCCAAGATGTGGATCTCCAATTCTCCGATCGCCGATGTCTTCGTCGTCTGGGCGAAGTCCGAGGCACATGGCGGGGAGATCCGCGGCTTCATTCTCGAAAAGGGCATGAAGGGACTTTCCGCACCCAAGATCGGTGGCAAACTTTCCCTGCGCGCGTCGGTCACCGGCGAAATCGTCATGGATGGCGTCGAAGTCGGCGAGGATGCGCTGCTGCCGAACGTATCGGGCCTCAAGGGTCCTTTCGGCTGCCTCAACCGTGCGCGCTACGGAATCTCCTGGGGTGTTCTCGGGGCTGCCGAAGACTGCTGGCACCGCGCCCGCCAGTATGGCCTCGACCGCAAGCAGTTCGGCAAGCCGCTCGCCGGCACCCAGCTCTTCCAGAAAAAGCTTGCCGACATGCAGACCGAGATCGCGCTCGGACTGCTGGGATCCCTGCGAGTGGGTCGCCTGATGGACGAACACCAGTTCGCCCCGGAAATGATCTCCATCGTCAAGCGCAACAATTGCGGCAAGGCCCTGGATATCGCGCGCGTCGCCCGGGACATGCATGGCGGCAACGGTATTCAGATCGAGTATCACGTCATGCGCCATGCGCAGAACCTGGAGACCGTCAACACTTATGAAGGCACGCATGATGTGCATGCCCTCATCCTGGGACGTGCCCAGACCGGCATCCAGGCCTTCTTCTGA
- a CDS encoding LysR family transcriptional regulator has translation MLTHQRRFLPSTSALAAFDSVAKLGSFSAAANELALTQGAISRQIGLLEEQLGVRLFERTNRGVELTPIGRTYAKGIGDALATIRTLSLEAMATRDDTHLRLAILPTFGTRWLMPRIPDFLSKNPAIIMDFATRIGQFDFEGSGLDAAIHIGEPNWPGTDCQFLMHEIVAPVCSPAFLAANPVSRPADLLSKPLFDMASRPRAWEHWFSSLGISEGRGGGMRFEQFSNVVQACHAGLGIALVPTFLIEPELSGGQLVRAWDHEIKSSSAYYLVRPLSKMAYGPASTFSTWILDQARSFSQQRLERD, from the coding sequence ATGCTCACACACCAGCGTCGCTTCCTGCCCTCTACCAGCGCCCTCGCCGCCTTTGATTCCGTGGCCAAGCTCGGCAGCTTTTCGGCCGCCGCCAATGAATTGGCCCTGACCCAGGGCGCCATCAGCCGCCAGATCGGGCTTCTCGAGGAGCAGCTTGGCGTCAGGCTCTTCGAGCGCACGAACCGCGGCGTCGAACTCACACCCATCGGCCGGACCTATGCCAAGGGTATCGGCGATGCGCTGGCGACAATCCGGACTCTCTCGCTCGAAGCCATGGCAACCCGCGACGATACGCATCTGCGTCTCGCGATCCTTCCGACCTTCGGCACCCGCTGGCTGATGCCGCGCATCCCCGATTTCCTGTCGAAGAATCCGGCCATCATCATGGACTTCGCCACCCGCATTGGCCAGTTCGACTTCGAGGGGTCGGGGCTTGATGCGGCCATCCACATCGGCGAACCAAATTGGCCCGGCACCGATTGCCAGTTTCTGATGCATGAAATCGTGGCGCCGGTCTGCAGCCCGGCCTTTCTCGCCGCCAATCCGGTCTCCCGCCCGGCCGACCTGTTGTCCAAGCCGCTTTTCGACATGGCGTCCCGCCCAAGGGCTTGGGAGCATTGGTTTTCAAGTCTGGGCATCAGTGAGGGCCGAGGCGGCGGCATGCGCTTCGAACAATTCTCCAACGTCGTCCAAGCCTGTCATGCGGGCCTCGGCATTGCCCTCGTCCCGACCTTCCTCATCGAACCGGAACTGTCGGGCGGACAGCTTGTCCGCGCCTGGGATCACGAGATCAAGAGTTCGAGCGCTTACTACCTCGTGCGCCCGCTTTCGAAGATGGCCTATGGGCCGGCCAGCACCTTCTCGACCTGGATCCTCGATCAGGCGAGAAGCTTCAGCCAGCAACGCCTCGAAAGGGATTGA